Below is a genomic region from Mus caroli chromosome 13, CAROLI_EIJ_v1.1, whole genome shotgun sequence.
gGTTCTATGTGGCCTACAGGCAGACactcctctgcttcccaggagtgtcaagctgacaaccatGTTAATCATCCCAGAGGCAAAATCTTTACAAGGGTCTACTTCCCAAACCATAACCTGGTGCTCCCACCTCACTGCCTACTCCTGGGCCCCTCTTCCCTCAACTACAGCCGCCCTAGTCAATGGCCAAATTAAAACCTTCCGTATTAATTTAGTAAGAAACTGAATTCAGACACTAAGAAGACCCATGGTGCTCTAGACCTGAAGCTAGAAGTTCAAGCTCACTTACTACTTTTTGAACCATCTCGCTGCTCCAAAACTGACATGACTAGTTTACAAAGGAAATTTCCCAACATACACGCCCTCTCAATTACAGAAAACTGACCTGCATCTTCATCAGAAACTGGTGAAGAGTCAAAATAAGGAGACCAGAAGACCCTGTCAATCACGGAGCCCGTTCCTTCACAGGGAACCTCAGACCATCAGTTACTGTGGGATGGCCTCAATCTAGGATAACTGTCAGTTTTTTAGAcctattaatttgtgtgtgtgtgtatgagtatttgcctgcgcACATGATCGTGCACAGGGTGCGGGCCTGTgtccttcagaggtcagaagagggcactggatctgcTAGGACCAGAActactgacagttgtgagctgccatgggaaTGCTGGAGATCACCTCAACAGCAACAAGTCAGCTCCAGCCCCTGCTGCCGTGGCTCACTAAAAGTCTCAGGTGACTGCTATttccaaaactaaataaattagtCTGCACCCTACAGCCGGTTTGCTATTATTAGTCTTGGCAAAAACAATAGAATTTAaatggctgggttttttttttttaacggtcTCTGTGACCTCATATTCAAAAGGGCCAATGACATAAGGAACCCAATCTATCATGCTCTGCATGTCAGCTGAGCAGTGGGACTGTCCTCTGTGTCTTTGTAAAGCTAGTTCAAACACCTGTCACATTTCCCCGTAACAGAGCCCCTCCTGTCTATAGGCCCAACACAAATGCCGGGACTCTCATAATTGTTTAAGTTCTCACCATCCAAACCAAACTATGGGTGTCTTAAGAGGAAAAGGCTGGCCCCCAGTCAGCTTAGTAGTAAATCTTCTGTTGGATGTATAAGAATGAGTCTCTCACAAAGACTTCTATCAAATCATAAGAGATCGAAACAATTCCATAGTCTAGGAAATAAGTTGACTTACCAGGTTAAACAGCAAACGGAAGTTCTCTCAGTCTACAGATTCACCCCTCTGACCCAGAGTAAACATCACCCAGCTCGTCCAAGTCTGTTAATTCTCCATCCTCTTGAGAAAGCTTCATGATACAAATATCTGGTAAATCATTTACAGATCAAGCAAAGGCTAATGCTAACATCTATGAACATACCGGAACAGTCTGCCCTTCTAAGCAGGGCAAAACAGTGTCCACTGTTCTGACctcagaactcactctgtcaCACCTTCAGAAGGGCAGCTGAGCAATctggcactcagaaggcagcGGCAGGcaaatccctgagtttgaggccagctaggactATGTATGTGAGAGCCAGctcgcccccccaaaaaaaacatttttaaagctgcAAGATTCCTATCTCCTATTTTTAATACTTAATAGTAGGCAAACTGTTTAAGTTATGAACCTGTAGCCTGGTGCAACAGAGGTAATAGGACCTCGTCATAGAATGAGAACTGAAATCAGAAATAATACACATGAACTCTTAATTACTTCTTAGGTTTTCAAGGAACTTTTTATcaagtgggggggggtgggaatATGTCATTTTTCATTGTtgagagcaggaaaaaaagagagtacCTCAAGTCATCTGCTATCGGGCCCtgaggagaagacaggagaagacAGTCCCACTTAGCCTGGTAGTTCTTGGCTGGTCCTTCCAAAAAGCCCAAAGAGCACCtatctgtgatcctagcactaaGAATGCAGGAGGATGCCCAAGAATtcagggcaacctggtctacatggcaagtttcaAGCCAGCTAGGGACACACAGCAAGAAAAGGAAGTAGGGTGTAGGGAGCAAACCAGGGCAAAATAAGGCTGAGAGAGTCTCCCTATCACACTGACACTGGAATTGGAAGAAACTATCAAGTGTTGATGTTAGACAGCTCACACCCATAAACTAGCTAAAGGCAGGCAATGCTCAGACCCACCACACTCCAAAGCACACAAGGAACAACCTAAAATGCAAGTGATCCAAACCAAGAGTGTAAGCGGCAAAGTCTACAATTCAACACTCCTGTCACTTGTGGTCTTGAGGCAGGGAACCCTAAATTCCCAATTCCCAACCAACCTCGGTCTCTTTCCTAAAATCGAGAATCCACACTACAGTATAGCACTTTATGAATCTAAATCACTTCTAAACTTTAAGCATTTGAAATTCTGGggtctggagatggctcagcttttgAAGAGGACCCCACACCTGGCAACTCAAAGCCACCTGTAACCCAGCTCCAAGAGATTTAACACCTTCTGGACTCACACATGCAACTTCCCTTTTCtcaaaaatacagttttaaaaaaaaagtattaccaTCTTTAAAGATGTCCCAGGTCTGTCAGAAATGGCTCGGCTGGGAAAGGCACTTGCAGATCCTCAAACCCAGAAGGCAGAAGAGCAGCCTTGCAGAGTCTTCCACGGGTGCTGTGTGAAAGGCAcgtgctcacacactcacacaaaaactAATGTAAGGTCCACGCTATCTTTTAACTAATGGTTATTTTAGAACTTAAAGTCTTTGAAATACTAAGAGCTTCACACTGGAGCAACTTCAtcttgaaaaatcagaaaataccCAAGCATGAAAAACGATTCTCAAAAGGAGTGGCGAACTCTATCTCCATCTCCTGTCAAGATTCTCACAGGTGAACCAAGACATCAAAAAGCTCCACATGCCAGAGGCTGCTAGGGGAAACACAGTAAGCTGCTTACAAAAACattgctgttttcctttcctaCTATTCAATTACATTCATCACTAAGGGTGAACACTCCGACACTGGGCTGTTACTACACCAGGAACTGTGGGCTAAGTCACTATTACTAAAACGAATCACCTCACAATACCTACCAGCTCAGTCTTTTCATCCAAAATAACCGAGGAAAGTCTGAGGTAACATGTAATGAGTTTTAGATCTTTTCCTGTATCCTagagggaccccccccccaaaaaaaaaaagcctgcatTAGATCTTCAAGTGTAGTTTCAAGCAGGAATTTAAGGGAAGCAAGCAATTGTGAGCAAAGAACTTCAACTTTTTTTCTTCCACGGCAAACACACCCCTATACAGTGTTAAATACATGACCCAAGCATCAGCTCTCACTCACGAAACTCACCAAACTAGCCAAACAGAAGTCCTCTCACCTCTTTAACAGCCTTAGTAATTACAGTATTTTGGCAAGAATCAGATCTTAGAAATTATTCAGTGACAACTTAAAATGTGGGGTtccaacattaaaatattttaaaaggtaaaaagaaaaatcttttctcaAAAGCTTGATGCCATAAGGCTTTGGGCTTCCAAAATCCGAGTCAAATTTTTACCATCCCGTCAAACCCCGTAAGTTAACGGGTACTCTGAGCCCACCCACCAGGTTATACATACTCTCACTCAATCATGTAAGAATTGAATTCTTTATTTGTGATATCCATAAACGTTGCTATTCTATGTTTCTATCCAGGAAGgcaattttcttctattatcagtttttgttttgtttttttttataaacaacaACTTGAATTCTATTGCATGAAGGGCTACAAATACACATTAACCAAGCAGAATAcagatattttgttttacaaCTTGCACCTAAAACCCCAGTACACACAGCTGCTTCAGTAGCTACCGGAGCAGTTTGGGGCTACTGCCCAAGCTATGCATAGCAGTTTACATGTTCAAATCTCACGTAGAAAAAGTGACTGATGCGGGCTGTTAACTACACTCCCGGGAAGCCCGTCTCAGCTACAAGTAAATGTGGACCTTTCAAGTCTGCAGAATTCTGATGGCAAACTGCTAAATCTGATGAAATTGTCCTGAACAAGTAAGTTGGTTTTTCTTAACCAACCATCTTGCAGCTATACTGCCACTCTACCAGCAGATGGTGCTACATCCGCTGGACTTAAAAGAGGACAAAGTTCAGACTTAGGGAAGAAACGCTTTTTTTAAACCTGctctgaaaatacattttaaaaaactcattTAGTGTTAGGGTAAAATAGAACCCTTATTTGTAACTATTCATTACAGACAAACCAATAAGGAAGAAACTAGGTCACCTAAAAAAGTTTTAAACAGTTTATATGAATGAGAACACATGCTTTAAACAcaaactatttcttttaaaactacacAGTACATGTTTTGAAGTAAATTCTCATAGAAAGAACCAACCATGTCAAGATGATAAGCAAATCGCTTATTACAAAGAGATGGATGCACAGGACTAAACAGCCACATCCACCACTTCAGAAAGTTTTTGTCTGTAAAAGGTAAATTCAACATCACTAACTGggcaaacaggaagaaaaaaaaaaaagaacccacaagaCCTCCTTTAAGCTTCTCGAAGTACACATCAAAACCTAAcaaaaatatcctttaaaatgtAAGGAGTGgatcctagaaaaaaaatgttagacaTGTACGGTCAAACACaatgatttattaaaaataaaacgtaAAAATGATTTTTGTACATATGCTTCCAAATTTCAGGCATGGGATCCAAGTAGGTTTCATAGAAAACGCTGTAGCCAGGTATCAAGTCCTTACAACAAAGTAAACTACCCTCCCGCCCAACCCCCACCCAGGTGTTGCTACAGAATCAGCAAGTTCACTCCCGCCCGCCCacccgccccccaaaaaaacacaaattaaaacaagacattttttttGCTAGTATAAAAACGACCAAGGTccaagtaataataaaaaaatagagtcCATCAATGACTGTAacacaaaaatgtgtgtgtgtggggccgAGTCCaccttcggggggggggggacgggcaGGCAAGCGGGGGGTGTCGTGCCCCCCAGGGTGAGCGGCTTCCCCCGAGGGCACCTGGGGCGGGCGCGGAGGGCGACGATGGCCGCGCCCGCCGCCGGCATCCGGAACCCGGCTTCTAGAACGAGCCTCCGCCGTAGCCGCCGCCGCCGTAGCCGCCTCTGTACGGTCCACTGTTGCTGCGGCCGCCCcagctgccgccgccgcctccgccgccgccgctctTCATCGGCCCGTACGAGGACTGGTGCTGGCTGTAGCTGCCGAAGCCGCCAAAGCCGTTGCCGTAGTCGCTGCCGCCGTatgagccgccgccgccgccgcccccgtAGGCGCCGTAGCCCCCGTAGCCGCCGTAGCTGTTGTatccgccgccgccaccgccgccgccgcccttGGCCAGCCCGTTCTGGTCTcggccgccgccgcctccgccgccgccgcggccCCGGCCTCCGCCGCGCCCGCCCCGGGCCGCCCGCGCGCCCCCGCCGCCCGCGTGGATATCCTCCTTGGGCACCGCCTTCTTCACCTCCACGCGGTGGCCCTGGATCGGGTGGAACTTGACCACCGCCGCCTTGTCGGCCGCGTCGTGGCTCTGGAAGTAGACGAAGCCGAAGCCGCGCTTCTTGCCCGACTGCTTGTCGGCGATGATCTCCGCCTTCTCCACCGCGCCGAACTGCGAGAAGTGCTCAATCAGGTCGCCCTCCGCCACGTCGCCCTTGAGGCCGCCCACGAACAGCTTCTTCACCTTGGCGTGCGCCCCGGGCCGCGCCGAATCCTCCCGCGACACGGCGCGCTTCAGCTCCACCGTGTTGCCGTCCACCGCGTGCGGCGACGCGGCCATGGCGGCGTCCGCCTCCTCCACGTTCGAGTAGGTCACGAAGCCGAAGCAGCGGGAGCGCTTCGTCTGGGGGTTCACCACCACCACGCAGTCCGTCAGCGTCCCGAAGGCCTCGAAGTGGCCGCGCAGCCCCGACTCACTCGTCTGCACGTTGAGGCCGCCGATGAACAGCTTGCAGAGCTGCGAGTTCTCCATGTCGGCCGCCCGGGCCCTGCCCCCGCCCTGCGCGCTCCGCCGCGTCGCCGCCGCCCGTTAGCGGTCGCCGAGGCCTCGTCCGAGCCCGGGCccggccgccgccgccaccgccggcGGGGAAGgggcgggagggggagggaaggggcgCGCTGCCGGCCCGAGGGCGAGCCGAGGACGCTGGAACCCGACCGGGGCCGCCGCGGCCGCCACCTCCGCTCCCCTATCGGGACACCACACAAAGAGGCCGCTGAAGGCGCGCGCACCCTCCCCGCGCGGTGCGTCACAAGCGACGCCGGGACGCCGGCCAATCGCCTGGCCGCTCGCCTTGGTCCCGCCCACCGCGCCGCAGCGCCGCTCTCGGTCGCGGCCTCCCCGCCCTCCGCGGTTTCCCCACCACCCCGGTCCGGGCCTGGGGCTCCTCGGCGTCCGCGGCTCCTTCCGCCTCCGCGCTCGCACTCGACGCGGAGCCGCCGGGCCCCGGAGGCCGCCTGCCAGAGCCCTCCGCGCGTCTCCGCGGAGCGTTTCCTGGCGACCGCGCGGCTGTTCCCGTagccgtccctccctccctcccctcgcCGGATGCCCAGGCCCAGCTCCGCAGTGGCGTTCGCGCCAGCCCCTTGAGGGACGTGACCGGCCGGCCAATCAGCGGCTGCTCCTCAGACCCACTTCCGTTCTCTGCTGCCGCGGGACGGGCGCGCTCCTCTCGAGCACTGGCCCGGCGCTTCCCGTGCGGAACCCGCTGTTGCCCGCACGCTTCGTCCTCGCGCGCC
It encodes:
- the Hnrnpa0 gene encoding heterogeneous nuclear ribonucleoprotein A0 — protein: MENSQLCKLFIGGLNVQTSESGLRGHFEAFGTLTDCVVVVNPQTKRSRCFGFVTYSNVEEADAAMAASPHAVDGNTVELKRAVSREDSARPGAHAKVKKLFVGGLKGDVAEGDLIEHFSQFGAVEKAEIIADKQSGKKRGFGFVYFQSHDAADKAAVVKFHPIQGHRVEVKKAVPKEDIHAGGGGARAARGGRGGGRGRGGGGGGGGRDQNGLAKGGGGGGGGGYNSYGGYGGYGAYGGGGGGGSYGGSDYGNGFGGFGSYSQHQSSYGPMKSGGGGGGGGSWGGRSNSGPYRGGYGGGGYGGGSF